The Edaphobacter flagellatus sequence AGGGAGGTGTGGCGGTGGGGCGTTGTGCCTGAAGTTCGATGGACGGGGCTACAGCTGCTGCGGAGGCGGCGAGTAGGAAACTTCTTCTAGAGGGCATGAGGGGATTGTAATGAATCGCCGCGGGATGCGCGGATGGTGTTTCAACTTGTTTTCGGAGGGCTGCGATAGGCTACGTACATGGTGAGATGGCTTGTTGCGGTAATGATTGCCGGCTTAGTGGCGACGACCGGGCTTCGTGCGCAGGAAGAGGTGCTGCGGCCGAAGGTGGTTGTAGTGAGCTACTTTGAGGTGGGAGCAGACACGGGGGATCGTCCGGGAGAAGCGCAGTTCTGGATCGAACGTGATCATCTGGATCGAGTGATTGAAGTGCCGGGAATGACGCACGTGGTGCGAGCGAACGCGGATGGATCGGAGATTGCCGTGGTTGTGGGGCCGGGACAGATTCGGCCAGCAGTAAATTTGATGGCGCTTGGTTTCGACAACCGATTCGATCTGAGAAAAAGCTATTGGCTGATCAATGGAATCGCAGGAGTTTCGCCGGAGGATGGCTCGCTCGGCATGGCTTTCTGGACAGACTATGTGGTGAATGGAGATTTGCTGCACTTTATTGATCCGCGCGAGATGCCGAAGGAATGGGAAGACGGGTACTATGCGATCGACAAGAGCAGGCCGGAGGAGCAGCCGCGCGTGGATGCGGGGTCCGCAGAGGATGTGAGGACGTGGTCGAAGGATGCGGCGCAGATCAACTGGCGCGGCACGGTGGTGCAGATGAATCCACAGTTGCTGGATTGGGCCTATGGCCTGACGCGAGAGATGAAGCTACCGCAGACAGAGCCGATGCGGGCATTGGGTGCGCGCTATAAGGGGTTTCCGAAGGCGCAGGCGGTGCCTGGAGTAAGTGTTGGCGCGAACATTGCAACGGAGACCTTCTGGCATGGCGCGAAGATGGATGCGTGGGCTCACCGGTGGGTGAGCTATGCGACGGATGGGCGTGCGCGTATGGGAACGACATCGATGAATGACTCGGGCGCCATGGTCGCGTTGTATTCGCTGACGAAGGCGGGCCGCGCGAATTGGAACCGCGCTCTGCTGTTGAGGACAGCGAGTAACTTTGACAGGCAGCCGGATGGCATGACGGCGGAGCAGAGCGCGAACGGCGAAAAGCATGCCGCGTTTACAGGGTATGCGATGTCGTTGGAGGCCGCATATCGCGTGGGCAGTAAAGTCACGAAGGCAATTCTGGCTGGAAATGAACCTGCGTTGAATCCATAGGAGATGCGCGGTTATCGCCGGAGTGGTGAGAATCGCCTATGTTCTGATAGGTTCAAGGTCTGGATTGGCTTTAGAAAGAATTTCAGGCGGATACGACCCATGGCAATGATTACGACCGTTCAGCAGCATATTCTGCAGCAGCAACAGGCGCTTTTGAAGTCGACCGGACGCGAGGCGACGGGAACGTTCAGTTGGCTGCTGAGCGGTATTACGCTTGCGACGAAGATGATTGAGGCAAAGATTCGTTCGGCTGCGCTAAGCGATGTGCTGGGTGCTGCCGGCGCGGAGAATGTGCAGGGAGAGCAGCAGCAGAAGCTGGACGTATATGCCAATCAGGCTATGCTGCACTGTCTCGGTCTGCGCGATAGTGTTGCGGCCCTGGTGAGCGAAGAAGATGAGCAGCCGGTGACGTTCAACCGCGATGCGGAGACAGGGAAGTACATCCTTGTTTTTGATCCGCTGGATGGGTCCAGCAATATTGACGTGAATGTGAATGTAGGGACGATTTTCAGTGTGTTGCGGCGATTGCCCGCTGAGCTGGGAACACTGGAGGAGTCGATTCTGCAACCGGGGTTCAGGCAGGTTGCCGCGGGATACGTCGTATACGGACCTTCGACGGTCTTGGTTTATACGACGGGCAATGGCGTGCACGGATTCACGCTTGATCCTACGATTGGCGCGTTTGTACTGAGCAACGAGCGGATGATGATGCCGGAGCAGGGAAGCTACTATTCGGTGAACGAGGCGAATGCTGCGGGATGGCCGGAGGAGTACCGGCGCTATGTCACGATGTTGCGTGAAGGTGGTTTGGGGAAGACGTATAGCTCGCGCTATATCGGTAGTCTGGTGGCGGACTTTCATCGAACGCTTTTGAAGGGTGGCGTGTTTTTGTATCCTCCGACGGAGAAGCAGGCGAAGGGCAAGTTGAGACTGCTGTATGAGGCGAATCCGTTGGCATTTATCGCTGAGCAGGCAGGAGGCGCGGCGACGAATGGCGCGGGGAGAATTCTGGAGATCAAGCCAGAAGGAATACATCAGCGCACGCCCTTCTGTGTAGGCAGCAAGCGCGAGATGGAAGCTTTGACGGGGATGTTGACAGGGGCATTGGCAAATTGAGCTTTTCAGCGGTAGTTGTCGACATACTGGAAGAGAGCCGTGTCGCTGGACTTCAGCGATGGCAGATTCTGTTGGACCATACGGAGTTTGGTGTTGGCGATACGGGCGAGCTTGAGGCTGTGGCGAAGAGTGGTGCCCGGTTGGTGATTCCTGTACTTGAGGTCGTGCGCGATGGGAGCCAGATGTGGCATCTGGTAGAGAAGCCGATTACCGTGGGTACGGTGATCCGTGCAGAGGTCTCAGGCGCGGGAGAAGAATAGGCAGCAGAGGTTTGAGGCGAAACAGTCTTCCTGATACACTCGCTAGAGTGATTTCGATGCGATGTGCCGGGGTGGCGGTCGCGAGTTCGAAGCATGTTTGGGGCTGTAGCTCAGTTGGGAGAGCGCCTCGTTCGCAACGAGGAGGTCAGCGGTTCGATCCCGCTCAGCTCCACCAAAGAATTCATCTCTTACAGTAAAATCCGAGGTCAATTTAGAGGCCAGAAAGTGATTGGGTCCAATCACGGTCGGTTTCTCCCTGCACCTACATCTCGCGGCTTGGCCTTCGCTCGTCGGCTGCGCTCGACTGGCGACTATGGTGTTTATCGGGCGACTCGAATGCAACCATTGACGATGCGCTGACTTTCTCATGATTCATCAAATGAGATCAATGATCGGCATCAACTTACACTCATCGAGCCAAATCGGCATCGTTAAGTCCGGTTCGCCGCGTCAGAACATATATCGCAACCAGGGCAGCGGCAAACCCCGATGACGCGCCTACCCCCAGTGCCCACCGGGGACCGAAACGGTTTGCCACCCACCCCACGATCGGAGCTCCTATCGGCGTACCTCCTAGCGCGACGGCGAGCCGAAGGGCCATGACCCGGCCTCGCATGGCAGGCTCCGTCGTGAGCTGCATCATGCTGTTGGTTGCGTTGGTGAGTGTCAGGGCCGCAACACCAATGACCATCAGAGCCGCGGCGAACCACCAGTAACCGGGGGCCAGCGCAGCGAGAGTGCATCCAATCCCGAAGACTGTTGAGCCGACAAATAACGACCCGAACTTCGGCTTGTCGCGACCTGCGGCAAGCAGCGCTCCGGAGATGGTGCCAATCGCCATGATGGAGGATAGAAGTCCGAAGCCGCGCGCATCGGTATGGAAGACGTTGACAGCCATTGTCGAAGTAAAGATCGGGAAGTTAAGCCCGAAGGTCCCAATTAGAAACAGCATGACCAGGATGGCCCGGAGATCCTGGCGGCTCCAGACATAGCGGAATCCTTCCAGAAATCCTCCGGCGGTATGGCGAGCTCTCATGTTCGGATACAGTTCGGACACGCGGAACAGCGACATCGAAATCAAAACTGCAGCGAATGATATGCCGTTGATCGCAAACGCCCAACCAGTTCCCACCTTCGCAATGACCAGACCAGCAATTGCGGGGCCGACCATACGGCCGGCATTGAATGATGTCGAATTGAGCGCGACTGCATTATGCAGATGGTCGTCACCCACCAGCTCGGCCACGAACGTCTGGCGCACGGGAGCATCCAATGCAGCCGCCGAGCCAAACAACAATGCAAATACGTAGACCTGCCAAAGACGGATGTTCCCCATGATCGTAAGGATTCCCAAAGCCAGCGCCAACACTCCCATCGTCGCTTGGGTCACCATCAGGAGCTTGCGTTGGTTGAGATGATCTGCAGCAAATCCGGTCCAGGGCAACAAAAGAAGCTGTGGTGCAAACTGCAGCGCCATGACGATTCCCATAGCGGAGGCATCATGATGAGTGAGCTGCGTAAGGACGAGCCAGTCCTGAGCAACACGTTGCATCCATGTACCGATATTGGAAACCAGAGCACCCGCTGACCACACCCGAAAATTAAAGATGCTCAAAGCGCGGAAAGCACCCGCCACCGGATTCTTCATGAACGCTCCGGCGCGTTGCCCCCATGAAACTGGCCGAAATGCCGCGCTGAGAACAAGCTGATCAGTAGTACGCCAGCCGCTAGAGCAAGGACGTCTCTTGTCGATCTGATATCAAAGTTGCCAACGCGTACTACGAGAAGGTAGGCGGCCACGGTGTTGAAGAAGCTCCATACAACGTTCACCGTAGATGAGGAGAGTCCCTGGCCTGGAGGCTTCGCGAAAGGGCTCTGAAAAGGCCGTCCCATGATGCCGCTGACAAGATGGGGAACGGCGTTGGCCAGGAACATTCCTCCGAAAAAATACGATGCAAGATAAAGCCAGTTCATGGTTATGCGCTCCTAGTCGCCAGTAGGTTAAGGATGTCCTGGGTTGAGCCCGTTTCCCCGAGACGGGGAAAGACGCTCGCAAGGCTGTATTCGTGCGCTTCGGGACGCGCATCGGTCATGGCGTCGAGGGCAAGCGTGACGTTGAAGCCTGCTTCATACGCTTGGCGAGCCGTTGCTTCGACGCCAGTACCAGTGGCCACTCCTGTGATAACAACCTGCGTTACCCCGATGGCCTTCAGTTGCGCCTCTAGATCCGTACTCGCTAACGCGCCCCATGTGCGCTTCGTTACTACGATATCGCTGGCTTGGCGATCCAGCTCCGGAATCAGATCACTGAACCCTTCGGTGAGCGTCGAGAAACGGCGCGGCTGCTCCGTCCGGCCAGTTGCGCCTCCAGCAACATTGACCAGAACGACCGGGAGATCACGTTGACGAAAAGCATCAAGCAAAGCGCAGGTTCGCTCAATGACTCCGGCGATCGGATGGATAAACGGTGCATTGATAAGGCCTTTCTGAAGATCAACGACAATAAGAGCGGTCTTCGGATCAAGCGTTGTAAGGGGCATTCGGTTCTTCTCCTCGACAGGATTGAATGAGAGTTGAGTGGCCATACTTGAAGGCATCAATCTTCGATGAGGCGTGCGAGCAGATTGACGGCAACAGCAAGCTTTTCCTGTTCCTGGGTGGAAAGCTTCTTTTGGATTGTTGTTGTGAGCCAATCCTGTCTTGCGGCACGGCCGTCACGGAGCAATTTCTGGCATTTCCGGGAGAGCGACATCAAGGTCTGCCGTCTATCGTTCGGGTCTGGCGAGCCGCTCACCAATCCGGCTTCCAGCAACGATGTGATGATGGCGCTCATCGACTGAGGACGCATGCCCTCAGCTCGGGCGAGTGTCGATACGGCTGCAGGACCGTCATTCTCAATGCGAAGCAGAACGGAGACTTGCGAAGGCGTCAAATCGTTCTGTCCACCCTGTTCGCGCAGCTTCCTCTTGAGTTTGCCAAAGACTGCCCGAAGCTCTGCCGCAAGTGCGGAGGACCGTTCGACTTGAGAAGAACTTACCCGATCATTCATGAAACAAGTATGGCATATATGCAGTTTATCTGTACAGGTAAACTGCATACAATAAACATGCCTGCTGTCTGATACTACGAATCAGTCGGTCACCACGAAGGGGTATCTCAAAGAGGAATGCGGTCCTGTGCGTCACCGTTTTTCGATGAGCGCGAAATCGCCAATGTACTCATCTACACCGATTCCTAACGATAGATCGGCTTATCGTCTGCAACGGCCAACCGACGAGAAGTGCGTTTTACAGGGACCGATCGAGGCCTGCCTCTCTACGCTTGAGGTATTCCCCAGGATTTGCTCCAACCACTCGCTTGAACGCCTTACTGAAGGCGGCATCAGATTCGTAACCGACAGCCCGAGCCACGTCGATGAGCTTCTTGTCACGCTTCTCGAGTAAGTGCATCGCCTTTTGCATACGCCACTCGGTCACATATTCCAGCGGTGTCTGTCCGAGCAGTTCCTTGAATCGCACTGCAAACAGGGAGCGGGACACGCCCGCCGCTTCCGATAGGGATTCGACCGTCCATGGCGCACCGACATGATCGTGAAACGCAGTCAATGCAGTGCCGATTTGAGGATCGAAAACAGCACGAAGCCAACCACGGTTGCGTTCCGGTTCTGATGCGATGTATGCCCGGAGTATCTGGATAAACAGAACCTCCGCCAGTCGACTGGCGACGACCCCAGATCCCGGCGCCTGTTCTGCCATCTCCGAGGCCAGCGCCTGCATGGTTGTGTGAAGTGCAAGCGTGCGTGCCTGATCGGCCTTGATCAGAATGAACTTCGGCAAGAACTGAGTGATCGGCTTAAGACCGCCGCGATCAAAGCTCAAGGACCCACAGACGATGGTCGTCGGCGCGCCACCTTCTCCACAATGAGTGATATTGCCGTTGGCGCCGGCACCGATCTCGCGGAAAGTCCACCGCGGACGTGTTCGAGGGCTATCGCGCATGACGATTGAAGTACCCGGAGCAAGCAGGAAACAGTCGCCACCAGTGAGGGGAATTGGCTCTGAAATCCCTTCCACGCTGAGCCAGCAGTTGCCACGCGAAAGCATGGCGAAGTGCGCCGCATCTATGGTGGTCTTTTTGCCGGAAAGCGTGACGGTTTCTTCGGTCTGATTTTCCTGCCTTACACCCCAAGGAGCCGTTGCTTCGAGCCTGTGGAGGCCGAAGGCATTGACGTGCATTGTACGGAATATGTCTGTTATCGGATCCAACATTGCCTCTCTGTTCTGGACGAATAGACAAAATTCTTGGACGTCCGAGCAGTTCTCATCCACCGCGACGGCTATCTACTCTCCTGTAATGGATGCTACACACATTCGGAAGGAGTCATTTATGGGAAAGCTGGAAGGTAAAGTTGCGGTCATCACGGGCGGATCGAGCGGCCTCGCGCTGGCTAGCGCCAAACGGTTCGTCGAAGAGGGCGCCTATGTCTTCATCACGGGCCGCAGACAAGATGCGCTCGATGATGCCGTCAAACTGATCGGCCGGAACGTAACCGGCGTGCGGGGCGACGCGGCGAATCTCGACGACCTCGATCATCTGTTCGACACGGTCAAGCGCGAAAAAGGCAAGATCGACATCCTGTTCGCGAGCGCAGGCAAGGGCAAACCCGCCGTGTTAGGCGAGATCACGGAACAGCATTTCGATAGTGAGTTCGGCCTTATCGTGCGAGGAACGCTCTTCACAGCTCAGAAGGCGCTGCCGCTGATCAACGATGGCGGGTCGGTCATCATGACCGGATCCGTAGCTTCATTGAAAGGCTTCCCTGGCTTTGGTGTGTATGCGGCGAGCAAGGCCGCATTGCGCTCGTTTGCACGCACGTGGCTTAACGAATTGAAGGGCAGAAATATTCGGGTGAATGTGCTGAGCCCGGGTCAGGTCGACACGCCGGACTCCCAGCGACTCGACAAGGCAACGAGGGAGATGTTCGAGTCGCTGATTCCTCGCGGAAAGATGGGCCGTCCTGAGGAGATTGCAGCGGCAGCACTATTTCTTGCTTCCGATGATTCGAGCTACGTGAATGGAATGGATTTCGCTGTCGACGGCGGCTTCTCGGCTATCTGAGTTTGCCTGTTCGACAGAGGAGGCTGATCTCCGGCCATCACCAATGCCTTTTTGCACTGAAGATCACACATCGATCAAAGGAAAAATCATGGGAAAGCTTGAAGGAAAAGTTGCAGTCATCACGGGCGGATCGAGCGGCATGGCGTTGGCGAGCGCCAAGCGGTTCGTGGAAGAAGGGGCTTATGCGTTCATCACAGGTCGCCGGCAAGAGCAGCTCGATGAAGCCGTCAAGGCGATAGGGCGGAACGTAACCGGCGTGCGCGGAGACGCAGCCAAACTTGACGATCTGGACCGCCTATTCGAGACGGTGAAGCGCGAGAAAGGCAAGATCGACATCCTCTTTGCGAGCGCCGGCAAGGGGGAGCCGCTGCCGCTAGGCCAGATCACCGAGGCGCACTTCGATGCGGCATTCGACCTGAACGTGCGTGGCACACTGTTCACCGTTCAGAAAGCGTTGCCGCTGCTCAGCGATGGTGGATCGATCATCATGACCGGATCCAATGCTTCGGCGAAGGGCTTCCCGGGTTTCGGCGTGTACGCCGCGAGCAAGCTGGCGTTGCGCTCCTTCGCACGCACCTGGGTCAACGAACTGAAAGGTAGAAATATTCGAGTGAACCTGCTGGTGCCGGGGGCTGTCACCTCGCCGATGCAGGAAGAAGTTCTCACCAAGGAAGCGCGGGAGTTCTTCGAGTCGCTCATTCCGCGCGGCAAGATGGGCCAACCTGACGAAATCGCCACGGTTGCATTGTTCCTTGCTTCCGACGACTCCAGTTACGTGAACGGGGTGGAGTTGTTCGTCGATGGCGGCATGACGACCGTCTGATCCGGCGCCCGTTGAGTGAGGTCACTACGCACTCAACGGGCGCCGGATCAGCGCAGTGCAACTGCAATAGATATTGGAGAACTTATGAGCTACGCAATTGTTGGATTCGGCAAGATAGGTCAGGCCCTCGCCCACGCGTTCGCCCGTAAAAACATCAACGTGACCGTCGCGAGTCGTAGGCGACCCGAAGAGCTGGCCCCGCAGGCTCGGGCGATCGGTCCCACTGTCGTTGCTGGGTCGCTGCAGGAGGCACTCAAGGCCGACACCATCTTTCTGGCAGTCCCGTTCGGCGAACATCGGAGTGTTGCGCAGGTGCTGCCGAGCTGGAATGGTAAAACGATCATCGACGCGATGAACTCGTCTCCTATCCCGCCTGAGGAACTCGACGGTCTTCCGTCGTCCGCCTTCTTGGCGAAGTCATTTACTGCTGCCAAGCTGGTAAAGGGCTTCAACCACCTGGGCGCGGCCAAGCTGGCTACCGACCCGATCGTAGAAGGTGGCCATCGCGTCGTCTTTCTTTCGAGCGACGACGAAGACGCAGTCGCTCCCGTGGCAGACCTGGCCAAACAACTCGGGTTCGCACCCGTCAATCTGGGAAAGCTGAACGAGGGTGGATGGCTGGTGCACGCACGCGGGCGCTCTTGGGGCCATCTCATATTCCAGGATGTGTTTAAGAAGCAGCAATAATTGGTTTGTAGCCGTGTAATTCAGGCCGAGAAGGATGGGACCGAAACGTTCCATGCAATCGGACGCACTTGACAAGAAAAGGAAAGATGCGAGGTTCTCATTGGGAACGTTCGGTGTATTATAAGCCCTTCAACCATTCGGATTTGCGTAGATACTGCGTTAGGGAGAAGCGGAACCAAGAAACGGCGGTGATCTACCAATAGACGGCGGCCACAACTTGCGGCGCATAATCCACCGATAGTGCGTGATGGAATCGGATCACGAGTTGCAAATTTTTCTGTGGCCAATCATTTGGCGCTTCTTTGAGAAGATTGTTGAGCGATTCAGATGATAACAGTGCAACTCCACTAGCTCCTTTAAGGAGTCTTCATTCCCTCGATAAAACGCTTCGACGATGTGACGTAAAAATGCCTGAGAGCATTGGCTTCTCCAAACTCCTCGCTGGACAGAATTGCCTCAATTTCTTCGAGTACGTCAGTTGGAACGAGCGTTTCCTCTGAATAAACTTTAGGTAGATTCCGTACTACAGTCGACATGCCAACCTCTGGCTGCTTTTACCCATTACCGTAATAAAACTAGCATTCTCCGAAACCGGCTAAGTTTGCGGCCAGCAGAGTCAAGGAGAAGCTGCCTGATGAGCTTATTCCTACATTATGAAAACTGTCGCTACCGGAATTCATGAGCAAGAGACGAAATGAGCGGAATGCCTTTGATGAAAATTCGGTGACAAGCCGACGTTAGAGGTGTTCCCAATACGGTATTTGACCGTGCGAGTATTGGCTCTAGTACATCTTTTCTACTAGTCCGTCCACTTCTTTGGGCAATGCTGCCACTCTGCTGCAGTATCCCGCCATTCAGGTTACAGGCTGCAATAAGATATCGGCCACCTTTGCCTATCTGTTCACCCCTAGCCACACCGCACAGTTCCAGTGGACAGAGAGTAATCAGCGCTCTCGGTTTACGGTTTTTGTGTCACGAGATCCTCGGCTCATCCAATTGACCAGTAGAGCGATCTTTGAGAAGGGCTGGCATCGCTCATTCTTTCGACATTCATACCTGGAACATTCCAAGTGTCTTAGAAGTTCGCTCATAACTCAAAAGAAGAACACACGACCAATACGGGACCGCCGAAGTGGCGAAACGCCTTCCGTTCAAATGTTGATTTGAAGTCGCGCCAGAAACGCTGTCTAGCCACTAATAATGTCTATGATCGAACCCCCTTCTAGCTGAGGAGAGAGGGTTTTACCTAGAG is a genomic window containing:
- a CDS encoding SDR family NAD(P)-dependent oxidoreductase; its protein translation is MGKLEGKVAVITGGSSGLALASAKRFVEEGAYVFITGRRQDALDDAVKLIGRNVTGVRGDAANLDDLDHLFDTVKREKGKIDILFASAGKGKPAVLGEITEQHFDSEFGLIVRGTLFTAQKALPLINDGGSVIMTGSVASLKGFPGFGVYAASKAALRSFARTWLNELKGRNIRVNVLSPGQVDTPDSQRLDKATREMFESLIPRGKMGRPEEIAAAALFLASDDSSYVNGMDFAVDGGFSAI
- a CDS encoding NADPH-dependent F420 reductase, translated to MSYAIVGFGKIGQALAHAFARKNINVTVASRRRPEELAPQARAIGPTVVAGSLQEALKADTIFLAVPFGEHRSVAQVLPSWNGKTIIDAMNSSPIPPEELDGLPSSAFLAKSFTAAKLVKGFNHLGAAKLATDPIVEGGHRVVFLSSDDEDAVAPVADLAKQLGFAPVNLGKLNEGGWLVHARGRSWGHLIFQDVFKKQQ
- the fbp gene encoding class 1 fructose-bisphosphatase, producing the protein MAMITTVQQHILQQQQALLKSTGREATGTFSWLLSGITLATKMIEAKIRSAALSDVLGAAGAENVQGEQQQKLDVYANQAMLHCLGLRDSVAALVSEEDEQPVTFNRDAETGKYILVFDPLDGSSNIDVNVNVGTIFSVLRRLPAELGTLEESILQPGFRQVAAGYVVYGPSTVLVYTTGNGVHGFTLDPTIGAFVLSNERMMMPEQGSYYSVNEANAAGWPEEYRRYVTMLREGGLGKTYSSRYIGSLVADFHRTLLKGGVFLYPPTEKQAKGKLRLLYEANPLAFIAEQAGGAATNGAGRILEIKPEGIHQRTPFCVGSKREMEALTGMLTGALAN
- a CDS encoding AraC family transcriptional regulator, with translation MDPITDIFRTMHVNAFGLHRLEATAPWGVRQENQTEETVTLSGKKTTIDAAHFAMLSRGNCWLSVEGISEPIPLTGGDCFLLAPGTSIVMRDSPRTRPRWTFREIGAGANGNITHCGEGGAPTTIVCGSLSFDRGGLKPITQFLPKFILIKADQARTLALHTTMQALASEMAEQAPGSGVVASRLAEVLFIQILRAYIASEPERNRGWLRAVFDPQIGTALTAFHDHVGAPWTVESLSEAAGVSRSLFAVRFKELLGQTPLEYVTEWRMQKAMHLLEKRDKKLIDVARAVGYESDAAFSKAFKRVVGANPGEYLKRREAGLDRSL
- a CDS encoding MarR family winged helix-turn-helix transcriptional regulator — its product is MNDRVSSSQVERSSALAAELRAVFGKLKRKLREQGGQNDLTPSQVSVLLRIENDGPAAVSTLARAEGMRPQSMSAIITSLLEAGLVSGSPDPNDRRQTLMSLSRKCQKLLRDGRAARQDWLTTTIQKKLSTQEQEKLAVAVNLLARLIED
- a CDS encoding MFS transporter translates to MKNPVAGAFRALSIFNFRVWSAGALVSNIGTWMQRVAQDWLVLTQLTHHDASAMGIVMALQFAPQLLLLPWTGFAADHLNQRKLLMVTQATMGVLALALGILTIMGNIRLWQVYVFALLFGSAAALDAPVRQTFVAELVGDDHLHNAVALNSTSFNAGRMVGPAIAGLVIAKVGTGWAFAINGISFAAVLISMSLFRVSELYPNMRARHTAGGFLEGFRYVWSRQDLRAILVMLFLIGTFGLNFPIFTSTMAVNVFHTDARGFGLLSSIMAIGTISGALLAAGRDKPKFGSLFVGSTVFGIGCTLAALAPGYWWFAAALMVIGVAALTLTNATNSMMQLTTEPAMRGRVMALRLAVALGGTPIGAPIVGWVANRFGPRWALGVGASSGFAAALVAIYVLTRRTGLNDADLAR
- a CDS encoding cysteine hydrolase family protein, giving the protein MPLTTLDPKTALIVVDLQKGLINAPFIHPIAGVIERTCALLDAFRQRDLPVVLVNVAGGATGRTEQPRRFSTLTEGFSDLIPELDRQASDIVVTKRTWGALASTDLEAQLKAIGVTQVVITGVATGTGVEATARQAYEAGFNVTLALDAMTDARPEAHEYSLASVFPRLGETGSTQDILNLLATRSA
- a CDS encoding purine-nucleoside phosphorylase; translation: MVRWLVAVMIAGLVATTGLRAQEEVLRPKVVVVSYFEVGADTGDRPGEAQFWIERDHLDRVIEVPGMTHVVRANADGSEIAVVVGPGQIRPAVNLMALGFDNRFDLRKSYWLINGIAGVSPEDGSLGMAFWTDYVVNGDLLHFIDPREMPKEWEDGYYAIDKSRPEEQPRVDAGSAEDVRTWSKDAAQINWRGTVVQMNPQLLDWAYGLTREMKLPQTEPMRALGARYKGFPKAQAVPGVSVGANIATETFWHGAKMDAWAHRWVSYATDGRARMGTTSMNDSGAMVALYSLTKAGRANWNRALLLRTASNFDRQPDGMTAEQSANGEKHAAFTGYAMSLEAAYRVGSKVTKAILAGNEPALNP
- a CDS encoding SDR family NAD(P)-dependent oxidoreductase; translation: MGKLEGKVAVITGGSSGMALASAKRFVEEGAYAFITGRRQEQLDEAVKAIGRNVTGVRGDAAKLDDLDRLFETVKREKGKIDILFASAGKGEPLPLGQITEAHFDAAFDLNVRGTLFTVQKALPLLSDGGSIIMTGSNASAKGFPGFGVYAASKLALRSFARTWVNELKGRNIRVNLLVPGAVTSPMQEEVLTKEAREFFESLIPRGKMGQPDEIATVALFLASDDSSYVNGVELFVDGGMTTV
- a CDS encoding alanyl-tRNA editing protein, with the protein product MSFSAVVVDILEESRVAGLQRWQILLDHTEFGVGDTGELEAVAKSGARLVIPVLEVVRDGSQMWHLVEKPITVGTVIRAEVSGAGEE